ATTGCACATATTCACTCAACCACTCAACAAGAAAAAATAGTTCCAAAATCACACAACCACtgaattcttgaattttgaaatgataagatatgttcaacaagaaaaacacttcattattataaaatttccaaaatctccctccaaatgttttattttatatgttatttattatcctctattttttattttctaaaaggtAAGTTTAATCCTAAATGTTATTATTACCTACATGCAATGCTATGGAATGCTTAATGTAAGTAAGTAGCATTgtcaaaattaggtgtcaacaagaaaACTGGTAAAACACcctatgaattttggaaaggtTATCGttctaatttaaaatatttgaaagtgtAGGGGTGTCTTGCTAAGGTTATGCTTCCTAattttaagaaaaggaaaataagctCTAAATCATCTGACTGCATGTTTATTGGTTATGTTGAACATAGTGTTGCATATAGATTTCTTGTATTAAAAAGTGACGTGCTTGATAATAATACTATAgttaagacaaaaaaaagcaaaaaaaattgagcatatttttccattaagtgTTGATACTATTTCTCCTGCACCTCTTCATAAAAAcgttttcgaaaattcaaatgatgaattgagaatgagcaaaagaataaggaaagaaacttcTTTTAGGAATGATTTTTATACTTATCTTATTGATAATGATCCTTTGACTTATTTTGAAGCAATATCTTCCTCAGAAAGCaatttttggaaagaatctatAAAAATCGAGATTGATTCCATCTTACAAAATCAAACTTGAAATTAGTTGATTTACCACCCGGTGCAAAACCAATCGgttgtaaatggatttttaaaataaaatataatcttgaTGGTTCTGTTGATAAATATAAAGCAAGATTAGTTGCAAAAGgttttactcaaaaataaaatgttcatTATTTTGACACTTTTGCTCCAGTTACAAGAATTTTATCAGTTCGTGTTTTAATTGCTTTGGCTTCTATTTACCAACTTATTATTtaccaaatggatgttaaaatagcttttttaaatggtgatttggaagaaaaaatttaCATGGTGCAACCTGAGGGCTGTATAACAAAGTTTGTAAACTTGTTAAATCCTTATACGACTTAAAGCAAGCACTAAAGCAATGGTATGAAAAATTTTAGTTAATAATGGTATTTTCTCTATTGGAGTAGATAAATGTGTATACACAAAAACTATTGATGGTGAATCTATAATTATTAGcgtatatgttgatgacatgcttATTTTTTGTACGTGTATTGATGTagtgaatgaaaaaaaatgttttttgacttctaaatttgatatgaagGGTATGGGAGAAGCTAATATTATTGTAGGTGTTAGAATCATAAAGAGTGATAGTGGCCTAATGCTTACTCAAGTGCATTATGTGGAGAGGCTACTTAAAAAATATGATCACTTTGATATCAAACCTGTGAATACTTCTTATAATTCTAATATCCaattagtgaaaaataaaggagaagGTGTGGCTCAGTCTAAGTATGCTCAAATTATTGGAAGTTTGatgcatttgatgaattttactTGACTCGATATAGCTTATGCTGTATGTAGACTGAGCAAATATACACAAAATCCTAATAATGATCATTGGACTGCTTTGAGcagattaatgaaatatttaagaGGAACCATGAATTGTGGTATTTTATATAGTGGATTTCTcgctgtattagaaggatacagtGATGCTAATGAGACTTCGGATTCAGATAAGACAAAATCCACTAGTGGATATGTGTTCACCCTTGGTGGAGGTGCTGTAACTTGAAAGTCAGCCAAATAAACAATAATTGCTAAATCTACTATGGAGCAAGAGTTTATGGCTCTAGAATTGGCTGGCAATGAGGCTGAGTGGTTAAGGAACCTCTTAGCGGATATTCCTTTGAGAATGAAATCGACACCTTCTGTGTCTATGCACTGTGATTGCCAAGCGTAATAGCCATTGCAAAGAATAGAACTTTCAATGATaaaaatagacacatccgattGAGACATGATGTAGTAAAGCGACTGCTTAAAGATGGAATTATATCCATCGATTTTGTAAAGTCAGAAGTGAATTTGGCTGATCTTTTGAATAAACttgtgggaagaaaattaatttatgacatATCGAGGGGAATATGACTTAAGCCCATTAAGGAAAAACAACAGTGATGGTAACCCAACCTATGTGATTGGCGATCCcatgaattaggttcatatgggTAATAACAAGTCACTTGTTATTCTAGTGatatactattaaaaattattgtccatCCTAAGATGAGAATGGTGCAAAACTATAAGGAAAAAAGAGGTTGAGCTTAGCTCTTAATGAAATTTCATTGCCATTATTGGTGGTGTATTAAGTTACAAAATACACTTGATGGAATCACCTATATAAGTGTGGAGTGAGGCCGCTCCTATgagaatttttggcaaaaatctttaaagcacttatgaataaaccaagcacgTGCATGGCCTATTAGCGCAAAATTGTGTTGAACAACAAAATTTATGGGAGTGCaatgtgattgatgaaaattataattcaggaaagaaattttttgttcatagaagtttcaaacttcactaataatttcgtgaattatatttcatttttctagggCTAGTTCATAGCCTAACAAACACCCGCCCGATGCATTACACTCCAATAACCCAacatcatattaatttttttttttattaaaaatattttgaaatatgtggggATTGttagatatttcaataatattttgaaatatttacaataatagctTCGATAAAAGTTATACCGCATTGAagatcatcattatttttaacggtCACATTATAGTTTCTTAGGTTCCGCATGAGAACATTTTTGTTCCTccagatttctgttcttttgttcctcggaacaaaaaaaaaaaaaacagaaatttgtttggtaacgccaaattgtttttctattcccggaatagaaagttatcccgagaatagatttggagcaaaaacgagaagcaaaaaaaagttgcttcttgttcccagaaacaatttctagaaataagccaattttttttttattttcttttattcatctcTCTTGCCAAGGTCACCTCCAACCGCCCGGAGCCACCGCCGCCTGCCGCCGTCGCCCATCGCAACCTACTACCGCCGCCCATTGTCGCCGCCTGACGCCGGTCGCTGCCGCCACCGGCCACCGCCACGCCGCACACGCCGCCACCGCCCGTCCCATCACCATCGCCCGTCGCAACCCGCCACTACTCGTCACCATAGCTGGTCGCAATTGCTCGCCACCACCGCACGACCACCGACCGCCGCCGACAGCCCATCAACGACCGCGGGGGGGCAGCTGATGGGCTGTGCGGCGAAGGTTGGCGGTGACGGTCAGTAGCAAGCGACGGCTGGTGGTTGGCGGTCGGCgatccgtgagcaagaataaaaaacgaataaatacaaaaataaaactgttgcgttaccaaatgcatttctattctttttctattccaagagtagaaattttgtatagttaccaaacgcattcttttattaaaaaattgttccccaaaatagaaatagaaaagaattatttatgaaaaaaaattcttccccagccaagaagtgttgtcatgcgcgcccttaacggtcatataacggcttttcaatcgttttgtaacgtttaatttatttctcaaataaatcattCGTTATTTTACAACGTTTCTTTTAACATCTCTATTTTGTCtaaatataaaatctcataagacaATCTTAAAAATATACACactaaatgaaaaagagaatatattctttcttttgaaatcttttctttcctttttttttgctggTTATACACAACGTTGTTTttgttccttctaatattcagtgcggaATATAGAAGAATGtatgttgtatcttgggaggatagctGTCAAAAGCTTATCGCACCGAATTTCGCACTCCGAGAGGCGAAATTATCATTAAGGATAGTTCTTACGCTTGCACGCCTCAGACAAATCTATTTGTTTTCATCAGTTTTTTTCCTACATCACCTGTACTCATTAGAAGTGAGGAAATGTTAGGTTAAAATTTATTACTGATCAATGCTCTTATAAGCAAATTTTATGCCATAATGATGAACgggaaaattcattaaaaatgatgaatttcaCAATCAAAATGCATTTTCTCAAGTTGTTTGAAAATCCGTCTTGTTAATGTTGCATGATGAAGAGAGAAGAATCCtcttttttgacctttttttttttttgctctgtcctcttcttttgctgtacTTTTTGTCTCGCAAGGACCCCCTTGGCGTTTTCTCTGTGGAAGATGTCTTCGCGAGTGATGGATATTGCAgggagaaaacaagaaaaactagCCTTGTTCTATTCGCGCCTGTCTTCAAGAAAAAATAGCCGTCCTCCCCAGCGAAGTGTCctaacatgttctttttatatGGGAGAAAATTGGGTTTCAAAGAAAAGGACACAACTTTCTACTTTCACTTTGTAAGTATAGTCCAAATATCATCTGCCTTcgtctctttcctcttttcatGTATATCTTCCTTTCGCCAAATACGCTCAGGTCATGAATACATCTTATTATTTAATTCCCTctactcttttccttttttgtcctcCAATTGACCGAAGCTTTTAATATAATATGTCCCTCCTACTTCTAATTGCAATATCAACATATAAACTTGGGCCGAGCTTGGCCGAAATTAATTTACACGGGCTTATTCTATTTCACTTTGCTCAAGACCTCCTAGCCTTAATCCAATTAGAATATACTTATATGGGCTTGTTACCATAAAAATGCTCCTAATATTTATGTGtaattaatctaatatttttgtttaggggtcaATGATCGATctataattttctatacaataaatgcataaataaatcatcaaaattataGGTGACAACACCTCTAAACCCATTGCGCACGAGGAGCGCAACAACATTTTACCAACAGGATGACATGAGTTCTTGGAGAAGACTTTCAGTTTTCAGTTGTGcaattagcacaattcaatTTGTCCCTGGTGATCTCCACGTTTCCTTATTTGTGGAGCTGTCACTAAGTTTCCGCGCTCTTCTCGTTTAATCacttatattttcttcttttatgttGTTATTCGATCCCTCAATGATTCTTTGTCTCATCCAATCAAAGAGTAATCTTGTTGTTTATGTCACGACATAATTCGTATATAGTTCCTTTGGGTCGTTCTCTCGCTACATGTATAGGCTGCTACAAGCCTACAAGTATCAATTAGATATTGCGTCTGAAAATCCTCACCTATTTATTCTCTctatctccaatttttttttggtatttcttgCCGAAGCCAACTGCTCTAAGGGCTGATAGTCTGTGACTCTAAAAATTTAAGGTGTTCAATGAAAGCATGGTCAATTACTCAAATATTAAGTTGCTCATCAATTCACTAAGTTGCTTTTGGACGGTACATTGTCATTCTGTAGATGCAGAAGAATGAGAAAGAGGACCAAAGCAAATTTTAGAGCGAAAAACTACGTGCTCAAACGAAGTACTTGTACATGCCAACTTAGATAATGGTTGCCCTAAACGTGGGCAACTCACAAACTCAAGGACTCAGCAAACAGTCCTCTTATTTCATGTCCTGGCCTAATAGAGTTCTCGCATAGCTCCTTTATTGGGGACATGGACCAGCAGAGAGATGCATAGGTTGCCTAATGTGCGCCATGGCAACACTCAAACTTGACAAAGTTCTTCATCATGCGGGGACAAATTGGACACTTCACGTCCTCCGGGATGTAGCCCACCATGTTCGGGATGTAGAAGTGGTGGCACCTTGGAAGAACGTAGACCCGCTCGCGGTGCTCCTTGAAGGCTGCATCGAACGTCATCTCATTCCTTTTGACCGGCCCCTTCCAATTGGTCTCGTACTGGGACAAGACCTTGGTGACGTCAACAATCGAGTCGTTGATCACGACCCGCGAACCCCTAGTGAGGACCGCGAACCCACCGTCCTTCTTGAAGTTGGTGTAGAGGCTGAGGACGTCCTGCATGAGCGGTTCGTGCACATCCGCTTTGGTTTGCAGTTTTGACAGCATAAGGCTCTCGAGGCGGCTCcagaaaagctgatttttggtgACATTGTAGGCGGCGATGGGAACACGATCTTCGATGATCTTCTTCACTGGCTCCTCAATTTCGTGGATTGCCTTGTTGTCTTCAGCTCCATAAAGGAGGATGTACTTCTGAGACTTGATCTGATCAATGATAATCAATCGGAACAATATTCAATGAAAAAAGTTCTTACGGATCAGTCCTCATATCTCTACAATACAAAGCAAACGATCATCCTCTAATTTTaagttttccacaaaatttcggCAAAGCCTACCTCTAACTTAAGATGGGTAGTATACGTTAGCAGAAATAAGATACTGTGAAATGGTCTGCTTAGTTCtcattttttattgcataaatctttcaattgattctaaatttacattaaaatctccaacccttcataaattaattaagttcgCTTAATAAATTAAGTTAGAGCACAGTTTTTCTTCGTTAAGCGAATGGgtaaaaggaaagtgaaaaagaattaaaaaacaTAGAACTTCTTACAGCTTCATTTATCTTAGGAATGACCATGTCAGTCAACAAGAGCTGAAACCAGCTGATACCAGGCTTGCTCAGTAAGGTTTTTTCCACTGATTCACTGAAAGGGAAAGCATCCCATCCCCAGAGCCTAATCATGCTCGTGGCATTTTTGTGTGAGACCCTTCCTTGGGGATCCAACACAGTCACGATGGTCTCTTGCCTATAGTGCCACTTCTCCTTGATGATCTTGATGGCCACCTTGTTGATAAGTGTCGGGTAGTGCACTGAGTACCACAGCATTTGCGACTGTAGATTCTTGAACTGGTTGTTTACGTCCTCGCCTTCTTGCTCGATGATCGGGACCCACACGATCTCATAGCGCTCCTCATGGAACTTGCTCTCGCTGTAGATCTTGATGAGGATGGAAAGGTCGTAGAGGTCAATTTTAGATCAGAAATCAGCAGCATCACATTCTTCCTCCGCAGGGACTCGACCTTATCCTGTGTGTCGTGGAACAATGAACAAGGATCAACATTTCACTCCTTTGGCCGCTAACACTAAAGCCGACAAGACAAATTTACACAAGGGCCAAAGCTAGGTATATATATTGCCACCTAGGTGAGAACAAATGTTATGTTTTGATTTCAGCAAATCAgttgaaaaggaaatatttgaCAAGGACGAGTTTACGAC
This region of Eucalyptus grandis isolate ANBG69807.140 chromosome 8, ASM1654582v1, whole genome shotgun sequence genomic DNA includes:
- the LOC120287650 gene encoding protein SIEVE ELEMENT OCCLUSION B-like, whose translation is MLWYSVHYPTLINKVAIKIIKEKWHYRQETIVTVLDPQGRVSHKNATSMIRLWGWDAFPFSESVEKTLLSKPGISWFQLLLTDMVIPKINEAIKSQKYILLYGAEDNKAIHEIEEPVKKIIEDRVPIAAYNVTKNQLFWSRLESLMLSKLQTKADVHEPLMQDVLSLYTNFKKDGGFAVLTRGSRVVINDSIVDVTKVLSQYETNWKGPVKRNEMTFDAAFKEHRERVYVLPRCHHFYIPNMVGYIPEDVKCPICPRMMKNFVKFECCHGAH